In Bradyrhizobium sp. 195, the sequence AGCCAGGCGCGCCTGATCACCTCCAACAGCGTCCTGCTCAAGGTGATCCAGCAGGCTGGTCTCGACAAGGACCCGGAATTCGGCGGCGGCGACGGCAGGAGCCTGATGTCGTCGCTGCTCGGCCTGATCGGCCTGCAGCCCCGCGCGCCCTCCGCTGCTGACAACAAGGAAGTCCAGCTTGCGGCGCTCGAGGCGCTGAACCGGCACATTACGATCCGCAAAACCGAGAAGAGCTTCATCGTCGACATCGAAGTCTGGTCGACCGATCCGGCGAAGGCGGCGATGCTCGCCAACACCCTGACCAGCGCCTATCTCGCCGAATCCCGCAGCTCGCAGGCTTCGGCCGCACGGCGCGCCACCAACGATCTCTCCGGCCGCCTCAAGGAGCTGCGCGAGCGGCTGCGCAGCGCCGAGACCGCGCTCGCCACCTACAAGGCCCAGAACAATTTTGTCGGCACCCAGGACGCGCTGATCAGCGACCAGCAGCTCTCCGCCAGCAACCAGCGGCTTTCCGCGGCCCGCGCGGCGACGATGGACGCGCAGGCGCGGCTCGATCAGATCGAGGCCAGCCGCCGCACGGCGGCCGATGCCGGCGCGAATTCGGAAGCGCTGCAATCGCCGACCATCGCGAACCTGCGCGCGCAATATGCCGATGCGCGCAAGAAGTATGCGGAGCAGGCCGGCGAGCTCGGGCCGCGCCATCCGGCGCTGCGCCAGACCGAAAAGCAGGTCGAGGATCTCAAGCGCACCATCAACGAAGAGATCGACCGCTTCGCGCAGTCCGCCAAGAACGATCTGACGCGCGCCCGCGACTTCGAAGCCTCGCTCAACCGGGCGCTGGAAGCGCAGAAGCGGCAGAGCGTGCAGCTCAGCCAGGCCGCCGTACGCCTGCGCGAGCTCGAGCGCGAGGCCGACGCCAGCCGCGACGTCTATCAATCCTTCCTGAAGCGCTCGCGCGAGACCGAGGAGCAGGAGACGCTCAACACCTCGGCGGCTCGCGTCATCGGTGAGGCGACCGTGCCGCAGCGGCGCTCGTTCCCGCCGGCGATGAGCATGTTCGCCATGATCGGCTTCATCTTCGGTGCGCTCGCAGCGTCGGGCTGGTTCGTCGCGGCCGAACTCCTGTTTGCCGGCGCAGCCGCACCGGCACCCGCGCCAGCCCGCCGCGAGCGCAAGCCGATGCCGGAGAAAGCGCGCACTCCCGAGCTCCTGCAGGCCTCGGAAGCTCCACGACCCCAGCAGGTCTCGCAAGTTCCGGAAGCGGCGCCGGCCCTGCCCGAACTTGCCGCGCCTTCGCTTCAGCCCGCGATGGTCGAAAAGCCCCTGATGGAAAAGCCGCTGATCGCGCGCCTCCAGGAGGCCGACGTCATTCATACGCTCGGCGCCATACTCGCCACCGGCAGCGGCGTCGACCTCACCCGGCTGGGCTGGCCGACATTGCGGCCCGGCTTTCCCCTGACGAGGCTGCTCAATGCCTGGCGCGACATGCGCATCGCCGTGGCCCGGCGTGCCGGCGGCAAGGCGATGCCCGTCATCGCGCTCGTCGGCGGCGGCGAGACCGGGCGCAGCGTGAGCGCGCTGAATTTCGCACTCGCGGCTGCGCGCGATGGCGTCCGCGTGCTGATGATCGACGCCGACCATCAGCTCCACCCGCTCTCGAACAGGGTCAGCCGCCCCGGCAAGAGCGAGCCGAGCAGGCTCGGCTGGCTCTCGATCGGCAGCAAGGCCGCACGCGAGATCAAGACGGTCAACGGCATTTCGGTGCTGCCGGCCAGCGAGGGCGATGCCGGCAAGGCTGCCGACGCGATCCGCAAGGCGATTGCGCAGGCGCGCGCCGCCGGCGGCTATGACCTCGTGATCCTCGACGGCCCTGCGATGCCGCTCTCGGCCGCCGGCCGCAAGCTGCTCGACGACACCGACGCGCTGGTGGCGGTGCTGCCGACCAGCCTCGACATCAACGACAGCCTGGAAGAGATCCTGACCGCGCTCGGCCGCGCCGAGCGCAAGCTCGTCGGCGTCGTGCTCGACGAACTCACCCCTGCAATTGAAACGCGCCAGCGAGGCAGACAATATGCTTGAGCGCCGCGTCAACCTCGACGGACGGGCAGCGACTGCCGACGTGCCGCGAATTACCGTCGGCGGGCTTCGCATGGCCGCGCTCGACCTGGAAGCCACCGCCGATTTCATGATCGAGGCGACCGATCCAAATCATCGCATCGGCCGTCCCCTGTTCCTGACCTCGGCCAATGGCGAGGTCCTGGCGCGCTGCTCGACCGAGCCGCAGACCGAGCGCCTGTTCCGCGCTGCCGACCTGATCAACGCCGACGGCCAGCCGCTGGTGGCGGCCTCGAAGCTGCAATCCTGGTTTCCGCTGCCCGAGCGCGTCGCGACCACGGATTTGTTCCACGTCGTCGCGCGCAAGGCGGAAGCGGTCGGCCGCACCTTCTACATGTTCGGCGCCAGCGAGGCCGAGAACATCGTGGCGGTCGAGAACGTCCAGAAGATGTATCCGAATCTCAAGATCGTCGGGCACAGCCACGGCTATCTGCGAGGCGACGCGCTACGTGCGAAGATCGAGGAGATCAACGCGCTTGCGCCTGATTATCTGTGGGTCGCGCTCGGCGTGCCCAACGAGCAGGCATTCGTTGAGGAATTCACGCCGCATCTCACCAATGTAGGCGTTATCAAGACATCCGGCGGCCTGTTCAATTTCTTGTCCGGCAGCCGCGCGCGCGCGCCGCAATGGATGCAGAAGATGGGGCTCGAATGGGTCTGGCGCACCTGGCTCGAGCCACGCCGCCTGTTCTGGCGCTATTTGACCACCAACCCCCGCGCGCTCTATCTTCTCTTCGGCCGCAACCGACCCCTCCGCTAAGAGAAGAGCAGAAGACGACATGACCGACCGACCGACCGTCCTCGTCACAGGGGGCGCGGGCTATATTGGCTCGCATGCCTGCCGCGCATTGACCGCTGCCGGCTATCAGCCCATCGTTTATGACAATCTCTCGACAGGCCATCGCAGCTTCGTGACCGGCCCCCTGGTGACCGGCGATCTGCTCGACGGCACGGCGCTGGCCCGCGCCTTCGCCGACCACAAGATCACGGCGGTGATGCATTTCGCGGCGGCGAGCCTCGTCGGCGAATCCATGACCGATCCGCAGAAATATTACGTCAACAATGTGCAGGGAACGCTGTCGCTGTTCCAGGCGATGCGCAACGCCGGCTGCCATCGCATCGTGTTCTCCTCGACCGGCGCCGTCTACGGCAACGCCGACTCCAAGGAGCTGCCGGAAGACTTTCCCTGCGCACCGATCAACCCGTACGGCGCATCGAAATGGATGATCGAGCGGATGCTTGCTGATTACCGCTCAGCCTATGGCTTCGGCGCGTTCTGCCTGCGTTATTTCAACGCCAGCGGCGCCGATCCCTCAGGCGGCATTGGCGAGCTGCGCGACAACGAAACCCACCTGATTCCCCGCGCCATGATGGCGCTGCAGGGCCATGTCGACTTCGCGGTGTTCGGCGACGACTACGACACGCCCGATGGAACCGCGATCCGCGACTACATCCACGTCACCGACCTTGCAGCGGCGCATGTCGCGGCACTGAAGCTTCTCGAAGACGGGCATGCCGGCGGCAGCTTCAATCTCGGCACCGGTTCGGGTTTTTCCGTGCGCGAGATCCTCAACGCCATCAGGCAGGAGACCGGGCGCGAGGTGCCCCACACCGTCAAGCCGCGCCGCGCGGGCGATCCCACTTATCTGGTCGCCGATCCCTCCGCGGCACGGAAGGTGCTGAACTTCGTGCCGCGTCACTCCGACCTGCCTACGGTCATCCGCACCGCCTGGGCCTGGCACCAGAAGGCGCATCCGTTCAGGCCGCGTTAGGCAATCGGCGCACCCGCAGCTTGCCTGCCGTGCCTCGACACGGCTAGAATGCATATTCGTTGCCGCCGCCAGCGCATTGCTGACCGCCGCATCCTTTCGCATAGCCGACGACGATGTCGGCTTGCATGGCCGCGCTCATTGGCGCGAGCCGATTTTTCCGAACGAAGACCACTATCACATCCGCCCGTCGGCCCGTCCATCGGGCGTGGATTTAGGGAGTATCGACCGCATGCATCAGGCTGCACGCCTGGAGTTCGAGCGCGTGATGGAAGAATTCGCCCGCTGGCAGGTCGTGCCCGCGGACGAGCGCTCGCCCGCGCCTGCCTGGTGGTGGGGTCCTGCGATGGCGGTGTTTGACGACAATGAGCCGATGGGTTGCGCATGGTGCGCCGAGCTCGGCTTGAACGACGGGTCGAGCTTCGCCGAGGGCGCGCGCACGATTCTCGCGCTGTTCGTCGAGCAGACCTCGCTGACCGGACCTCAGGACTTTCCGAGCAAGCTCGAGGGCGGCGAACAAGACGTCCGCGAGCTGCATCCTCAGCCGTCAGACGACAGCGCGTTTCAGCCGTGACGCCGCAGCTTCCGTGACTGCAGCGTCCGGCTCCGGCTGGAGCGGCGGCGCGACAGGCAGAACCATGGGCCGAAGCAGCTCGGCCATCTGCCGCGCCGGCAAGGGCTTGGAGATGAGGAAGCCCTGCATCTCATCGCAGCCATGGCTGCGCAGGAACGCCTCCTGCTCGACGTTCTCGACGCCTTCGGCGACGACGGTCATGCCGAGCGCCTTGCCCATGCTGATGATCGCTTGCGCGATTGCCTGGTCTTCCGAATCCTGCGGCAGGTCCCGCACGAAGGAGCGGTCGATCTTGATGGTGTCGATCGGGAAATGCTTCATCAGCGACATCGACGAATAGCCGGTACCGAAATCGTCGATGGCAAGACGAATGCCGCGGCTCTGGATGGCGTCGAGCACCTTGAGCGCGCGGCCGACATTGCGCATCATCATGCTCTCGGTGACCTCGAGCTGGAGCAGCGCCGGCGACATGCCGCTGGCGGCCAGCGCCTCGTCGACGTCCTGCAACAGATGCTCGTCGGCGAACTGACGCGGCGATAGGTTGACCGCCATCGACAGCGGCAACAGGCCGCGGCGCTGCCAGGCCATGGCCTGGGCGCAGGCCTCGTTGAGGACCCAGCGGCCGATCGGCACGATCAGCCCGGTTTCCTCCGCAAGCGGAATGAACTGCGCCGGCGAGACGCTGCCGAGGTCAGGATGCGTCCAGCGCAGCAACGCTTCCACGCCGGTGATCTGGCCGGTCTCCATCTCCACCTTGGGCTGGTAGTTCAAGGAGAACTGCCCGCGCTCCAGCGCCCGGCGCAGCGCGCTCTCCAGCGAGAGCCGTTCGATCGATTGCGTCTTCACTTCCTTGGAGAAGAAGCGGCAGCCGTTCTTGCCGTCTTCCTTGGCAAGATACATCGCCATGTCGGCGTTCTTTGTCAGCGTCTGCGCATCGGAACCGTTGGCCGGATACATCGCGATGCCGATCGAAGCCGTGGTGTGGCACTCGTGCCCGGCCAGCTCCATGGGCTCGGCCAGTGCCGTCAGGAGCCCGGTCGCGATCCGCTGGACGTCATCGATCTCGCCGCATTGATCGAGGATCACCACGAACTCGTCGCCTCCGAGCCGCGCCACCACGTCGCTGGTCCGCAACGCGCCGCGCAAGCGGTTCGCCACTTCGAGCAAGAGCAGGTCGCCGGCCTCATGCCCCAGCGAATCGTTGATGACCTTGAAACGGTCGAGGTCGATGAACAGCACCGCAAAGCGGTGGTCGTGATGCTCGGCCACGTCGATCGCCTTGCGCAAAAGCCCGTTGAAGGTTTCGCGGTTCGGAAGGTCCGTCAGGCTGTCATGCGAGGCGAGGTACTCGATCCGCTCGTCCGCCTCGTTCTTCTCGTCCGCGCGATCGAAATTCTCCATCGCGAAGGCGACGTTGTCGGCGAGGCGCTGCAACAGCTCGACGAACTCAGTCGTGAAGGTATCCTTTTCGGTCGACATGTAGATCATGACGCCGACGGCCATGTCGTGAACAATGAGCGGGATCGCCGCGCCCGAGCGCGCACCATCGCCCCGAACGACGGCGTGGAAGGCACTCACGCG encodes:
- a CDS encoding WecB/TagA/CpsF family glycosyltransferase, whose product is MLERRVNLDGRAATADVPRITVGGLRMAALDLEATADFMIEATDPNHRIGRPLFLTSANGEVLARCSTEPQTERLFRAADLINADGQPLVAASKLQSWFPLPERVATTDLFHVVARKAEAVGRTFYMFGASEAENIVAVENVQKMYPNLKIVGHSHGYLRGDALRAKIEEINALAPDYLWVALGVPNEQAFVEEFTPHLTNVGVIKTSGGLFNFLSGSRARAPQWMQKMGLEWVWRTWLEPRRLFWRYLTTNPRALYLLFGRNRPLR
- the galE gene encoding UDP-glucose 4-epimerase GalE gives rise to the protein MTDRPTVLVTGGAGYIGSHACRALTAAGYQPIVYDNLSTGHRSFVTGPLVTGDLLDGTALARAFADHKITAVMHFAAASLVGESMTDPQKYYVNNVQGTLSLFQAMRNAGCHRIVFSSTGAVYGNADSKELPEDFPCAPINPYGASKWMIERMLADYRSAYGFGAFCLRYFNASGADPSGGIGELRDNETHLIPRAMMALQGHVDFAVFGDDYDTPDGTAIRDYIHVTDLAAAHVAALKLLEDGHAGGSFNLGTGSGFSVREILNAIRQETGREVPHTVKPRRAGDPTYLVADPSAARKVLNFVPRHSDLPTVIRTAWAWHQKAHPFRPR
- a CDS encoding exopolysaccharide transport family protein, with protein sequence MLDYNQPIDRARPEPPQQKTEAGFNVLELANLLWRRKIAIAAAALLGATLAVTIGKSLTPRYTATAQLYVDPRELQLVDRELTPRAQDVSGMSMVVESQARLITSNSVLLKVIQQAGLDKDPEFGGGDGRSLMSSLLGLIGLQPRAPSAADNKEVQLAALEALNRHITIRKTEKSFIVDIEVWSTDPAKAAMLANTLTSAYLAESRSSQASAARRATNDLSGRLKELRERLRSAETALATYKAQNNFVGTQDALISDQQLSASNQRLSAARAATMDAQARLDQIEASRRTAADAGANSEALQSPTIANLRAQYADARKKYAEQAGELGPRHPALRQTEKQVEDLKRTINEEIDRFAQSAKNDLTRARDFEASLNRALEAQKRQSVQLSQAAVRLRELEREADASRDVYQSFLKRSRETEEQETLNTSAARVIGEATVPQRRSFPPAMSMFAMIGFIFGALAASGWFVAAELLFAGAAAPAPAPARRERKPMPEKARTPELLQASEAPRPQQVSQVPEAAPALPELAAPSLQPAMVEKPLMEKPLIARLQEADVIHTLGAILATGSGVDLTRLGWPTLRPGFPLTRLLNAWRDMRIAVARRAGGKAMPVIALVGGGETGRSVSALNFALAAARDGVRVLMIDADHQLHPLSNRVSRPGKSEPSRLGWLSIGSKAAREIKTVNGISVLPASEGDAGKAADAIRKAIAQARAAGGYDLVILDGPAMPLSAAGRKLLDDTDALVAVLPTSLDINDSLEEILTALGRAERKLVGVVLDELTPAIETRQRGRQYA